Proteins encoded in a region of the Leopardus geoffroyi isolate Oge1 chromosome E2, O.geoffroyi_Oge1_pat1.0, whole genome shotgun sequence genome:
- the LOC123579467 gene encoding carbohydrate sulfotransferase 6, translating to MWLPRISSTAVTVLLLAQTAILLFLVSWPRPPSPVGGKERVHVLVLSSWRSGSSFVGQLFSQHPDVFYLMEPAWHVWTTLSQGSAPALHMAVRDLVRSVFLCDMDVFDAYLPWRRNLSDLFQFAVSRALCSPPACTAFPRGAISSDTVCKPLCGRRPFGVAQEACRSYSHVVLKEVRFFNLQVLYPLLNDPALNLRIVHLVRDPRAVLRSREQTAKALARDNGIVLGTNGTWVESDPGLRVVREVCRSHVRIAEAATRKPPPFLRGRYRLVRFEDLARAPLPEIRELYDFAGLSLTPQLEAWIHNSTHGSGPGARREAFKTSSRNALNVSQAWRHALPFAKIRRVQELCAGALQLLGYRAVASEAEQRDLSVDLVQPLGTSSFSWASSTAAHPRP from the coding sequence ATGTGGCTGCCGCGCATCTCCAGCACGGCCGTGACCGTGCTCCTGCTGGCGCAGACCGCCATCCTGCTTTTCCTGGTCTCCTGGCCCAGGCCGCCGTCCCCGGTGGGCGGCAAAGAGCGGGTGCACGTGCTGGTGCTGTCCTCGTGGCGCTCGGGCTCGTCTTTCGTGGGCCAGCTCTTCAGCCAGCACCCCGACGTCTTCTACCTGATGGAGCCCGCGTGGCACGTGTGGACCACCCTGTCGCAGGGCAGCGCGCCGGCGCTGCACATGGCCGTGCGCGACCTGGTGCGCTCCGTCTTCCTGTGCGACATGGACGTGTTCGACGCCTACCTGCCGTGGCGCCGCAACCTGTCGGACCTCTTCCAGTTCGCGGTGAGCCGCGCGCTGTGCTCGCCGCCGGCCTGCACCGCCTTCCCGCGCGGCGCCATCAGCAGCGACACGGTGTGCAAGCCGCTGTGCGGGCGGCGGCCCTTCGGCGTGGCGCAGGAGGCCTGCCGCTCCTACAGCCACGTGGTGCTCAAGGAGGTGCGCTTCTTCAACCTGCAGGTGCTCTACCCGCTGCTCAACGACCCCGCGCTCAACCTGCGCATCGTGCACCTGGTGCGGGACCCGCGGGCCGTGCTGCGCTCCCGCGAGCAGACGGCCAAGGCGCTGGCGCGCGACAACGGCATCGTGCTGGGCACCAATGGCACCTGGGTGGAGTCCGACCCCGGCCTGCGCGTGGTGCGCGAGGTGTGTCGCAGCCACGTGCGCATCGCCGAGGCCGCCACCCGCAAGCCGCCGCCCTTCCTGCGCGGCCGCTACCGCCTGGTGCGCTTTGAGGATCTGGCGCGGGCGCCGCTGCCCGAGATCCGCGAGCTCTACGACTTCGCGGGCCTGAGCCTCACGCCGCAGCTCGAGGCCTGGATCCACAACAGCACGCACGGGTCCGGGCCCGGCGCCCGCCGCGAGGCCTTCAAGACCTCATCCAGGAACGCGCTCAACGTCTCCCAGGCCTGGCGCCACGCGCTGCCCTTCGCCAAGATCCGCCGCGTGCAGGAGCTGTGCGCCGGCGCGCTGCAGCTGCTGGGCTACCGGGCCGTGGCCTCCGAGGCCGAGCAGCGCGACCTCTCCGTGGACCTGGTGCAGCCGCTCGGCACTAGCAGCTTCAGCTGGGCGTCGTCCACCGCGGCGCACCCCCGACCTTAG